A stretch of the Coturnix japonica isolate 7356 chromosome 27, Coturnix japonica 2.1, whole genome shotgun sequence genome encodes the following:
- the PSMB3 gene encoding proteasome subunit beta type-3, with translation MSIMSYNGGAVMAMRGKNCVAIAADRRFGIQAQMVTTDFQKIFPMGERLYIGLAGLATDVQTVAQRLKFRLNLYELKEGRQIKPQTFMSMVSNLLYERRFGPYYTEPVIAGLDPITHEPFICSLDLIGCPMITEDFVVSGTCSEQMYGMCESLWEPDMEPDHLFETISQAMLNAVDRDALSGMGVVVHIIEKDKITTRTLKARMD, from the exons ATG TCTATTATGTCATATAACGGCGGGGCCGTGATGGCCATGAGGGGGAAGAACTGCGTGGCCATCGCTGCCGACCGTCGCTTTGGGATCCAGGCGCAGATGGTCACCACGGACTTCCAGAAGATTTTCCCTATGGGAGAACGGTTGTACATCGGGCTGGCGGGGCTGGCTACGGATGTACAGACAGT AGCCCAGAGGCTGAAGTTCAGGCTGAACCTCTACGAGCTGAAGGAAGGGAGGCAGATCAAACCTCAGACTTTTATGAGCATGGTTTCCAATCTGCTCTACGAGAGACG gtTTGGACCTTACTACACAGAACCAGTCATTGCTGGATTGGACCCCATAACACACGAACCTTTCATCTGCTCCCTGGACCTGATTGGCTGCCCCATGATAACTGAGGACTTTGTGGTCAGTGGCACCTGCTCGGAGCAGATGTACGGCATGTGTGAGTCCCTCTGGGAGCCCGATATG GAACCTGATCACCTCTTTGAAACGATCTCACAAGCCATGTTGAATGCAGTGGACAGAGATGCCCTGTCTGGCATGGGCGTAGTAGTGCACATAAT TGAAAAAGACAAGATCACAACCAGGACCCTGAAGGCACGTATGGATTAA
- the PIP4K2B gene encoding phosphatidylinositol 5-phosphate 4-kinase type-2 beta isoform X1, with the protein MASNCAGGAAAGGGGGTTLGSVLSASKTKTKKKHFVCQKVKLFRASDPLLSVLMWGANHTINELSNVPVPVMLMPDDFKAYSKIKVDNHLFNKENLPSRFKFKEYCPLVFRNLRERFGIDDQDYQNSVTRSAPVNSDSQGRCGARFLTTYDRRFVIKAVSSEDVAEMHNILKKYHQFIVECHGNTLLPQFLGMYRLTVDGVETYMVVTRNVFSHRLTVHRKYDLKGSTVSREASDKEKAKDLPTFKDNDFLNEGQKLHVGEESKKNFLEKLKRDVEFLAQLKIMDYSLLVGIHDVDRAEQEEMEVEDRAEDEECENDGLGGNPISSYGTPPDSPGNLLNYPRFFGPGEFDPSVDVYAMKSHDSAPKKEVYFMAIIDILTPYDAKKKAAHAAKTVKHGAGAEISTVNPEQYSKRFNEFMSNILT; encoded by the exons ATGGCCTCGAAttgtgctgggggagctgcGGCTGGAGGAGGCGGAGGAACGACGTTGGGTTCGGTTCTGAGCGCCAgtaaaaccaaaaccaagaaGAAACATTTCGTGTGTCAGAAGGTGAAACTGTTCCGGGCCTCCGACCCGCTGCTCAGCGTCCTCATGTGGGGGGCCAACCATACG atCAATGAACTCAGCAACGTTCCTGTCCCTGTCATGTTGATGCCTGATGATTTTAAAGCCTACAGTAAGATCAAGGTGGACAATCATCTGTTCAACAA GGAAAACTTACCAAGTCGCTTTAAATTTAAGGAGTACTGTCCTCTGGTGTTCCGAAACCTCCGGGAAAGGTTTGGGATCGATGACCAGGACTACCAG aacTCGGTGACACGAAGTGCCCCAGTGAACAGCGACAGCCAGGGCCGATGTGGGGCCCGGTTCCTGACCACCTACGACAGGAGGTTTGTCATTAAGGCTGTGTCGAGTGAGGACGTAGCAGAGATGCACAACATCTTAAAGAAGTACCACCAG TTCATAGTGGAGTGCCATGGGAACACCCTTCTGCCCCAGTTCCTTGGCATGTACCGGCTCACCGTGGATGGAGTGGAAACCTACATGGTGGTTACCAGAAACGTCTTCAGCCACAGGCTGACAGTGCACCGAAAATACGACCTGAAG GGCTCAACAGTGTCCAGGGAAGCAAGCGATAAGGAGAAG GCCAAGGACCTGCCAACATTCAAGGACAACGACTTCTTGAATGAGGGACAGAAGCTGCACGTTGGGGAAGAGAGCAAAAAGAACTTCCTGGAGAAGCTGAAGCGGGACGTGGAG tTCTTAGCTCAGCTGAAGATTATGGACTATAGCCTGCTGGTTGGGATCCACGATGTTGACcgagcagagcaggaagagatGGAAGTGGAGGATCGGGCAGAGGATGAGGAGTGTGAGAATGATGGTCTTGGAGGCAACCCCATCTCCTCGTATGGAACCCCCCCAGACAGCCCTGGCAATCTCCTCAATTACCCTCGTTTCTTTGGGCCCGGAGAGTTTGATCCTTCTGTTGATGTCTACGCCATGAAAAGCCACGACA GTGCCCCCAAGAAGGAAGTGTACTTCATGGCCATTATAGACATTCTTACGCCATACGatgcaaagaagaaagctgCACATGCTGCCAAAACAGTGAAACATGGG GCTGGAGCTGAGATCTCCACCGTGAACCCGGAGCAGTACTCCAAACGCTTCAATGAATTTATGTCCAATATCCTGACATAG
- the PIP4K2B gene encoding phosphatidylinositol 5-phosphate 4-kinase type-2 beta isoform X2 — MASNCAGGAAAGGGGGTTLGSVLSASKTKTKKKHFVCQKVKLFRASDPLLSVLMWGANHTINELSNVPVPVMLMPDDFKAYSKIKVDNHLFNKENLPSRFKFKEYCPLVFRNLRERFGIDDQDYQNSVTRSAPVNSDSQGRCGARFLTTYDRRFVIKAVSSEDVAEMHNILKKYHQFIVECHGNTLLPQFLGMYRLTVDGVETYMVVTRNVFSHRLTVHRKYDLKGSTVSREASDKEKAKDLPTFKDNDFLNEGQKLHVGEESKKNFLEKLKRDVEFLAQLKIMDYSLLVGIHDVDRAEQEEMEVEDRAEDEECENDGLGGNPISSYGTPPDSPGNLLNYPRFFGPGEFDPSVDVYAMKSHDSWS, encoded by the exons ATGGCCTCGAAttgtgctgggggagctgcGGCTGGAGGAGGCGGAGGAACGACGTTGGGTTCGGTTCTGAGCGCCAgtaaaaccaaaaccaagaaGAAACATTTCGTGTGTCAGAAGGTGAAACTGTTCCGGGCCTCCGACCCGCTGCTCAGCGTCCTCATGTGGGGGGCCAACCATACG atCAATGAACTCAGCAACGTTCCTGTCCCTGTCATGTTGATGCCTGATGATTTTAAAGCCTACAGTAAGATCAAGGTGGACAATCATCTGTTCAACAA GGAAAACTTACCAAGTCGCTTTAAATTTAAGGAGTACTGTCCTCTGGTGTTCCGAAACCTCCGGGAAAGGTTTGGGATCGATGACCAGGACTACCAG aacTCGGTGACACGAAGTGCCCCAGTGAACAGCGACAGCCAGGGCCGATGTGGGGCCCGGTTCCTGACCACCTACGACAGGAGGTTTGTCATTAAGGCTGTGTCGAGTGAGGACGTAGCAGAGATGCACAACATCTTAAAGAAGTACCACCAG TTCATAGTGGAGTGCCATGGGAACACCCTTCTGCCCCAGTTCCTTGGCATGTACCGGCTCACCGTGGATGGAGTGGAAACCTACATGGTGGTTACCAGAAACGTCTTCAGCCACAGGCTGACAGTGCACCGAAAATACGACCTGAAG GGCTCAACAGTGTCCAGGGAAGCAAGCGATAAGGAGAAG GCCAAGGACCTGCCAACATTCAAGGACAACGACTTCTTGAATGAGGGACAGAAGCTGCACGTTGGGGAAGAGAGCAAAAAGAACTTCCTGGAGAAGCTGAAGCGGGACGTGGAG tTCTTAGCTCAGCTGAAGATTATGGACTATAGCCTGCTGGTTGGGATCCACGATGTTGACcgagcagagcaggaagagatGGAAGTGGAGGATCGGGCAGAGGATGAGGAGTGTGAGAATGATGGTCTTGGAGGCAACCCCATCTCCTCGTATGGAACCCCCCCAGACAGCCCTGGCAATCTCCTCAATTACCCTCGTTTCTTTGGGCCCGGAGAGTTTGATCCTTCTGTTGATGTCTACGCCATGAAAAGCCACGACA GCTGGAGCTGA
- the CWC25 gene encoding pre-mRNA-splicing factor CWC25 homolog, giving the protein MGGGDLNLKKSWHPQTLRNVEKVWKAEQKYEAERKKIEELQRELQEERAREEMQRYAEDMGTVRKREEKLEWMYQGPGGMVNREEYLMGRPVDKYVFEKTEDKDAGCSSETGLLPGSIFAKSGANSVLDMANKIREDPLFMIRKREEEKKREVLNNPVKMKKIKELLQNSLDKKEKKKKKEKKRKHKKHRRRSSSSESTSSDEERSKARSQKKTNSSSWKPIPSKLPGYGLQVRDSDKNHRSRSSPAPGQGRTPHRHRERSRSRSTSHSPQRCSGKKSTEQSGCRGSRSPSRHSKQHSSREEKGKTRSPSPKKSYRRQHVPGYTRKISAEELERKRQEMMENAKWREEERVNNLRKHRKEEERERELEKLDSRDMKFLHNFKLESASSSTLEDRVKRNIHSLQRTPAALEKNFMQR; this is encoded by the exons ATGGGGGGAGGTGACTTG AACCTGAAGAAGAGCTGGCACCCCCAGACCCTGCGCAATGTGGAGAAGGTGTGGaaagctgaacagaaatatGAGGCCGAGAGGAAGAAGATCgaggagctgcagagggagCTACAGGAGGAAAGGGCCAGGGAGGAGATGCAGAGATACGCTGAGGATATGGGCACTGTCAG gaaaagagaagaaaagttgGAGTGGATGTACCAAGGCCCTGGTGGCATGGTGAACAGGGAGGAGTATCTCATGGGTCGCCCCGTGGACAAATACGTCTTTGAgaagacagaagacaaagaTGCTGGATGCTCCAGTGAGACAGGGCTGCTCCCAGGCTCCATTTTTGCCAAGTCAGGTGCCAATTCTGTCCTGGATATGGCAAATAAAATCCGGGAGGATCCGCTTTTCATGATAAG aaagagagaggaggagaagaagagggAAGTTCTGAATAATcctgtaaaaatgaagaaaatcaaagagtTG CTACAAAACAGCTtagataagaaagagaaaaagaagaagaaagagaagaagaggaagcacAAGAAGCATCGACGTCGCAGTTCTAGCAGTGAAAGTACCAGCAGTGATGAGGAGCGAAGCAAAGCCAG gTCTCAGAAGAAGACAAACAGTTCCTCCTGGAAACCCATTCCTTCCAAATTGCCAGGATATGGCTTACAG GTTAGAGACTCTGACAAGAACCACAGATCTCGGAGTTCTCCAGCTCCTGGTCAGGGCAGAACCCCCCACAGACACCGGGAACGTTCCAGGTCCAGAAGCACATCCCATTCTCCACAGAGATGCAGTGGCAAGAAGAGCACAGAGCAATCTGGATGCAGGGGGTCGAGATCTCCTTCCAGACACAGTAAACA GCATAGCAGTcgagaggagaaagggaaaactaGAAGTCCTTCCCCCAAAAAGAGCTATCGGCGACAGCACGTTCCAGGTTACACAAG AAAGATCTCAGCGGAGGAACTGGAGCGAAAACGCCAAGAGATGATGGAAAATGCCAAgtggagggaagaggaaagggtgAATAACCTCAGGAAGCACCGAAAGGAGGAGGAACGGGAGAGAGAACTGGAGAAACTCGACTCCAGAGATATGAAGTTCTTGCA TAACTTTAAACTGGAGAGTGCTTCTAGTTCTACATTAGAAGATCGAGTCAAGCGCAACATCCACTCCCTACAGAGAACTCCAGCTGCCTTGGAAAAGAACTTCATGCAGAGATGA